CACCGGTGTATGCAGTGGTCTTCGACAACGAGGTACTACCGGAGGTACCGAAGGAAGCTCATGATCAGCCGGTCAACGGCGTCGTGACTCCGTGCCGCATCCTGGACTTCTCGTGTGACTGAAAGACCATGCCCACTTACTCCTATCGTTGCACGGCGTGCGATAACGCCTTCGACATTCACCAGCAGTTCGCTGACGCCTCACTGACGGAGTGCTCGTCGTGCGGAGGTCAACTGCGCAAAGTGTTCGGCAATCTCGGCGTTACGTTTAACGGCACGGGTTTTTACCGAAATGACTCCCGATCGGCCTCAAAGCCGGTATCGTCATCCTCAGCATCGGAATCTGGGGGAACAACCTCCGGAACATAACGAGGGGGAATACCGTGCTCAAGGGGTTCAAAGAATTCATCATGCGCGGCAATGTCATGGACCTTGCCGTCGCCGTTGTCATTGGCGCAGCGTTCACCGCCGTGGTCACCGCACTCGTCGACAACCTGATCAATCCGCTCGTCGGAGTGCTGTTCAACGCCGAGAGCCTTGAAAAGTCCCTGATCGTCGAACTCGCCGGGGCGCAGTTCAAGTTCGGTGCCATCATCGCGGCAGTCATCAGCTTCCTGATCATCGCCGCAGTCGTCTACTTCGTCTTCGTCCTGCCGGTCAATAAGCTCCGTGAGCACGCTGAGGCACGCCGCAATGCCGGCGTCGTCGATGAAGACAGTCCCATTACAGAAATCGATGTTCTGACGGAAATCCGCGATCTTCTGAAAGACACAGATAAGGACAAGGACTCAGGAAAGCACGTCTGACGCTGACGTTGATACCTGTTGCCGCGGTCTGAGGGCCGCGGCAACAGGCAGTTAACTCCA
The Paramicrobacterium chengjingii DNA segment above includes these coding regions:
- a CDS encoding FmdB family zinc ribbon protein yields the protein MPTYSYRCTACDNAFDIHQQFADASLTECSSCGGQLRKVFGNLGVTFNGTGFYRNDSRSASKPVSSSSASESGGTTSGT
- the mscL gene encoding large-conductance mechanosensitive channel protein MscL, encoding MLKGFKEFIMRGNVMDLAVAVVIGAAFTAVVTALVDNLINPLVGVLFNAESLEKSLIVELAGAQFKFGAIIAAVISFLIIAAVVYFVFVLPVNKLREHAEARRNAGVVDEDSPITEIDVLTEIRDLLKDTDKDKDSGKHV